The Triticum urartu cultivar G1812 chromosome 6, Tu2.1, whole genome shotgun sequence genome includes the window tgaAAATTCGCCGAAAAGCAACATGTCCATCGTTTCTCGAGAGGGATAGGTAGCGTAGATATCTTCGGGTGTGGATAAAgacggagggggcaatccttctttTGCTACTCGACCAAGTTATAAAAACAAGGACCAAATCTAGCAAATCTATCTAGGAGGTCAAGCAAGAATGGGCAGTAGGTGATCTACTAGAGTGAAAATAGCAAGCAACCTCTCCCTCTACTGGCGACGGACGTCCGTTCAAGCACCAAAACGGCAACCCAAGTAGGAGTAGTACCAAAAACAACTAAACAAGAACACCACAAGCTACTCCCTCCAAGGCCACGTCTCCGTCCGAGAAGGACCCGTAAACCCAAACCGGTCATGGCTACCGCATGATGCGTGCATGTCCTAGCTGCGATCGATGTCGAGCCGCAGCTTCCCAACCTGCACTGCACTCGGTGGTGGGAACGAATATGCCTATCTATGGAGATTAGATCCGCGTTAGTTAATGCCATCGAACGACTAAACAAGCTTATCCGTCATGTCCCTCGATGCAGCTTTGGACTTTGCCGCCGACGCTGCTGATTGATTTTAAAACTAACCAAGGGTTTGGATGCTTGGTTAGTATATATGGTTCCTACTGCCCCTTGTTTAGGGCTTCTGGAGGCGGCTCCTCTGCGACAGGGGAGCTCTTGAACGAACAAGCAAAAAAGTTGTCTGGGCCAATATTGAGTTCTTTTCTACCGTACCTTATATTTCCATTTTCTTATGCGAGAATCTAATGCATCTCATCGGTGCGTCCTACTTTCTTTGTTTTAAATTATTTGATTTGATTGAAACACTAGCTTTGTTCTATGCCAAATTGTTTAAGTTCGAATATTACACAAGTCTTATTAGATTCATCGTAAAGTACATATTTGTATTGTGTACATTATTTTTTGAATAGTTTGAATTGCTTACCACATGTGACATGTGCTTGTATTGTGTATATTTGATGCTGTACATCATAACACCTCATCCTATCAAGCATGCTTAGCTAAGGTTCCTATAGGCGACAAGCCTCTAGAAAAGAAGATAAATCTTGTTAGCACTATTATTCATTTTAGTGCTAGGATGTAACATAGATATTAACATATTTTATATAGAAATATTTTGAAATGAACATGCAAGTACCCATATGAAAGTAAGTAAATATATGTGAAACATAGAAAATGCAGTTAACCCTGCAGTAAAGGAGGCTATTTTCCCCAAAAAGGGTAAATACAACCAACTATTACTAAGGATTTCATCTTTGGATGAAAAGCAAGAAAGAGGTGGAATAGCATAAAACATAATGAAAAGCAAGAAAAAGGCCACAAATAGGGCGATCTTTCAAGCAATGACAAAGCGCAACAAGTTATATTCTACCGGTACTTAAGTTTTGTTTGAAGTTCCTTATAGTCTAAGTTGATCAACTTTACGGATGGCGCCAGTCCACATGCTACACACCTGCCCCTTACCATCTTCAATTCCTCGAGGCTATCAACCAAATCGACTAGGGGACAAGCACCAAACTTCAACAACGTGAAACACATATCATATAGCTGTGatacataaataaataaatagcttCTTTACCTGAGTTGGTGAAATATCGATATGCAAGGAGTAAAGCCAGAGTTGATAACCATGAAGAACATGACGTCTAAAACCCCCTAAAAAATTTACAACTTCCATAACAAATCAGCGTTTCTATTCATATATGCTTCAGTGTATTCTCGTATGCTTAGTTTAGTAAAGCAATAGAATGGCACCATTTACTCAAAGAGAGAAAAAACACCCACGTAGGTGAACGTCCCTTGAACATGATTCAAATGAAAAATCTTTCTCAACAGATCCTATTCTATAGCACGAGTAGACATGAAAAAAATATGTTTGTTACAGGAAGGGAAAACTGTTCTGGCTGTTCCTAAATAGCTTCCTTCAAAAGAATTTCTTCGGTGTCACCTTGGGAGAAGCCACCAAAGCAGGATTTTGCGCAATAGTGGGGGTGTGGAAATGCAGAGTTGTGTTCGTGCCATGACGATCTATATCGAAAGGGAGGTTTTGTTGATGCTTTCCTATTTTAAAAAGTATGATGAACACGAAAATTTGGTCATGTAGATCTTCTATGTCGCTGGTTCTGTTAAAGGGGGTCGGGGATCAAGGAGGGTCTCCAGACCTGTGAAGTGCCCCAATATCACGGTTGGTGTTGTGTTGATTACCCCCTCTGGCTCCAGGCAAGAGGTAATTTCGATGGTCTCCTCGGCACTTCCATTTTGTAGGTGCAAGTGTAATATGTTCCCCGAGAAACTTAGAGCCAGGACAGTAAAATAAAGTTATCCTCGTTGCATGCCTTTTCCTATTTTTTTTCTAGCTAGGGCCGCTTTTTCGTTTTTGTCACTAGTAAAGCATATTCTCTTTCCAGTTTTTATGTTCCATCCCCTATTCGTCTAACAAAACCACTAATAAAGTTCAAGGTAGTCGGTGATGATAAAGATTCTTGAGTAGTTTAGTAACCTCCCAAAATGGTCAATGTCCCTTTTTTCAGTGCAACGCAGGAAAACACCCTTCTTTGTAATCCATGCAGCTTCCTAAAGTTTTTTCTAATATATTTTTAGATCTTCGAGCATATTCGAGGGTTCAATGTGGCTAGTGTCATTTCGGCCAATCCAAAAGATGTTAGTTGGCAGCTATGAACACCATAATCAAGGATCCGTCAAGATCTTTCAATACATGTTAGAACTGTTTCTTAGAACCATAGAGCCCTCGATGTCAACGGGCCGAAATATCTGCCAGGAGGTGCTGGGGCAGCATGTTGGATTGGCCATGCTATTAATTCTGCATTTCTAAATAAAGTTAACCTTTTTTTTACGGGTGAAATAAAGTTAACCTGACCGTCATGCATCTCCTAAATTTAACTGGGTAGATGCCCATAAAAGTGTGTAACAAATGCCGTATCTTCTATATTTAAATAACTAGACTTCACTAACTTATTTCTCTCGACATGCAGGCATGCCACCTCATCATGTAACATGCATGAGAAAATGCTTACCTGAATATGCAACCACGCATAGGATAAATGCTAGCTCAAcattcaaacatgcatgataatTTCCATTCTATTACGCTACTTATATCTATTTGTAAGCATTTATACAACTATACAATAATCGAACACAACAAATCATTCGTATTTTCATATTTCACTGAGATACACTGCAAAACAGTATGCAACTTCCATTTAGCACtgattttgttttctttttgccAAAGTTTAACACCTGAAAAGACAAGGAAAACAGCACGTCCCTCTCTTCTCTTGCGAGGGGCGAATAACCGTATCTTGTGATTGGGATAAACACGGAGGAAAAATTCTCCTTTTGCTAGTCGAATTAAAAAGAAGGACCAAGCTAAAGGTAGGAAGGAAGTCAGCAAGAATGGGCTGGCTGGTTGGCACGAGGGGTGGAGGAGGATCAGTAGTGATCTAGAGTGGAACCGGCCAGCGACGGTCGTACGTACTACTTGCCCTAATTAACGGGCAGTGCCCGTCCGTTCAAGCGCCAGAACGGCAACCTAACCGAACCAAACGGATAACTGGATAAGGGCAGTGGTTATTTAGACAGCGGTTCATCAGCTCCAAATCAGGCCACGTCTTCATTATAAGTACTCAAAGGTCAATCGACTTTTAGACCAGTCGTACCAACTACTAGTAGTAAAGCCATTTTGGTGCATTTTTATGCATGATATGGTCAATTTTTTTTAGTTGATAATAACATTGTCACTTCATTACTCAGTATTAAGATCTTTCAAAAAAATTACTCAGTATCAATAGGATGGGGTACAATAGAAGGATGCCATGGAATTGTCTAAGTTGTCTGTTGAAGTCTATTATACCCCTGGAGTAAAATTGTTTGTTGAGTAGCTAACCCTCAGTTGTTTCTAAGTGTTTTACCATGATTATGAGTACTAAAGTTATTTACAAACATCTTAAAGTGCTAAATATTACAATAAAAATAAGGTTTGTAAAGTGATTTGACAATTTGATGAGGTGCGAACGCGGCGACTCATTGGTTAGCCTGTGAGGTCAGGAATGAGGGTGTGAATGGTGCGAGGCAGCGGGCCGCCGACAAGGTCGATGCGGTGTGTGTCCAAAGCGGCAAGAGCATGGTCACGAGTCGGGAAACAGCGTCGGCTACTACGGGACAGCGGGAGGGAAACCCTACGTGAGAGATTGCTTGAATAGATAGATGGCTGGGGCTGGCACTATATATAACTCGTTCTTGTTCGGTTTTTCTCGGGTTTTTACCTTCTATTTCTTTTTCATTATTGCAttcttatttttcttttctgttaggtttttttagtttttttatgTCTCATTTTAATTTTTATAAACCGTTTTCcagttttttgaattttttgttAATTATATTTTAAAATTCACGTTCATTCATTTTAAAAAATACGAACACCTTTAAAATATGTTAACATTTTTTAGAATTTGTAAAAAAATCCGCATTATAATAATATAGATCCTAAATATGTAAAACGAATGATATTCATTTTTTCTTATAGCCAGGAACTGCTAGTTTGAATGAGCGAGGGCACAAGGCGTAAACATAGAACTTTCTGGGAGCTAGGGCAAACTTCAATTTTTTTGGGTCTATGAGCCTAGAAACTAGTACAAAACCCTGGGAATAACTAAGGGTTACCCTTTGCGGAGAATCTCCAGGGTCATTTTTGGTGGTCTGAAAGCACGTCAACTCGTCAAGTTGTGGGTCTAGCCGCCGCCACATGTCGCGTGCTTGGCAATCTCTCTGGATTTCGTTTTTTATTTTTGTGTACACATTTTCGGGTTTTAGATGAGTTCTGTTTCTGCAAAAAAAAATTGGCTTCTTGGTTTTTGTCATGTTTTTCCTAGGTTTTGGAGAGAAAAAATATGTTCTTTCATGAAAGCATAGATTTGCATGTGAAATCACAGATTTGCTTTCATAAGAAACACAACTATgcttttcagaagaaaaaaatgtgCTTTCAGAAGAAGCAAATCATGGAAGCAGAGACTTGCTTTCGCGCGGTAAAAACAAAAATGCACTTCCACGAGGAGCATAGATGTGCTTCGCGGAAGCACTTATccgaaaaaagaaaaataaaacataGGTTGTGCTTCCAGAAAAGTGCAAACTACAATCGTGCTTTTGGCCCCTGGTTTCTTGTATTAGTTTTTTGTGTGAACCGTTTTTTTTTATTTGTCTTTGTATTTTTTGTATTGTTTTATTTCTGTTTTTTTTATCCTAGAAAAAGTTCCTCGAAACCAATTAACACGGGATCTAGTTTTGAGGATCATGACATGAGAAAATCCAATAGTGAAAACGGTTTGGTATTTGAACATGCGATTCAAGAGGTAAAACATTTTGAAAAAAATGGATCTATGAAAAAAAATAAGCTACAACAAAGTGACATACCCACAAATTTGTCAAACTAGAGAAAATGGGGGAGGGACGTgagagcaactagttaacgagcgctccttcgggagccttGCAACGATCTGCgtcacttggcgcgctctcagccattcgccacgtgTTATGCTCTGGATGCTCCCTTTggattttgttttttatttttctgcacgcgttttcggctttttaaatgGTTTTTTTCGGGTTTTTTGACGTTTTAGTTTTTCaccggtcttccttagcttttcaattaaaaaaattaaaaaaaatatttTGTACGAAAAAACACGTTGTTTTTTCCTTTCATGAGAGTCAtcgttttgcttccgcgagaggcacagttttgctttcgcgagactCACAGATGTGCCTCTCGAAAAtgaaaaaacgtgttttctgtttttcttttttcgCGAGAGTCGTGGTTTTGCTTCCGGGAGAGGCACGGGTGTGCTTTCGcaagagtcacggccgtgcctctcggaaacgaaaaaacatgttttctgttttttttttctttcgcaagagtcacggttttgcttccgtgagaAGCATGGTTGTGCTTAcacgagagtcacggtcgtgcctctcggaaaggaaaaaaatgtgttttttgttttttttctttcgcgagagtcacgttTTGCTTCCGCAAAAGTCACGGTTGTgttttcacgagagtcacggccgtgcctcctcggaaacgaaaaaaaaatgcattttctttttttcttccgcgagagtcACGATTTTGCTTCTGTGCGAAGCACAATTGTGATTTCGTGAcaggcacgggcgtgcctctttcggaaagggaaaaagtCCGTACTCCTGGTTTGGTTTTTTCATCCGATTTTTTTCTTAAAAAAAGTGCGTCAAAACCTAttaacatgggatctagttttgaagatctcgacgcgagaaATCCAATGGTGAATGCGGTTCAAGATTTGGACGCATGGTTtgagagataaaacgttttgaataaacgaatctaaaaaaagaaaaactccTAGGTTGCGACAAATGACGCGCTGCATGTGCACCATTTGTCGCAACTAGGGGAATTGAAGTGATCTTTGCAATGAatactccttaattagtgatttcggaGGGACGTTTGCAATTGGTAACCCTTTTCACAAAATCCCCGCAAACGAAAAACACTACAAAAGCTCAAAAGAGCTGGCCCAACAGGAGCGAGAAGCCAAGCAAGGCCCATTTGCGTCGAGCGAACCCTGGACATCGAGGAGCGGTGGACCAGCCGCGCCACAGTATCTCCCCGGGGGGACGCGCCGCTCCACTCCAAGCTCCGGCGACCGCGCCGCCGGCGCCGCTGAATCATCTCTGCTCCCAGAGGTAAGCAGAGTAATATGACGGCCCACGCCCTCTTCTCCCCTCCCTCCTTAGTCCTTCCCCCCTCTCGCCTGCTGGCTTCCGCTCTTGCCGTTGCTGTTCTATTTAGCTTTCTGTCGACGTGTGTCCTTGTTGGCTAGGGAGCGGAGAGTGGGAATGAATGACATCTCGGGGCAGTGGCATGGCAGGCATCAAGCTTCTGTTGGGGGATTGGGAGTGGGACTGGCGCCGATCACACATCTTAAAATTATTTAAGTCTTCAGTACATGCTGAATGCTGCATTTTTCTTTAATTATTTCTATATACTCGCAGTATCTCCGTAAGGTTGTTTCTAGAAATTGCCGTATCCCTATATCCGTATCTACTACCCGGTATACTTTCATGAATTTTAGGTGGCTGCATTCATGAATGATAAATCAACCCAATTTTCAAACAGTGATTTTCTGAAAAGATGCATCAAACCATACTTGTTCTCCACGTGAGCGACCAGTCAGTAGCCAGGTTTGGAAGTATAGAGTAGGCTTGATTATTCACTGATTGGTCGCTCTTGTGGAGAACAATGGCTTGATGCATCTTTCCTAGAAAATCACCTCTGAAAATTAGGTTGTAGCCAACTAGCCACCTAAACTTCATCAAAGTATGCTTGCTAAATTGTAAACCTTGCTAATGTCTTGCAGTTTATCTAAATTACTTCGAGTCTCGTTCTCATCATAGAATCTGTACTTTATTTATGCAATTATTACAGGTTTCTTCTGTTATCCTGAGATCAGGCTGTATTCAATATTGTTTTCCCCCGCTCGCAGGCTGTGGTCCATCCAGTAGATTGTGAATTGCGATTCACGAGAGGCGCATTGACCACAATGGCTCTAACGCTTCTCCGAGGGATCAGAACACCAACCTTATTTAGAGCAAATTTCAGCCTGTTCTGTACCACTCAACACCGTCCACTAGCTCACTTCACAACTAGGGCGGAGAGTGTGCAGACTACTGAGCCCAAAGCAGTGCCCAAGTCAATTCAACAGGCTACTAAGGAGGCGGCGGAGCAGAAGACACAAGGTTTTGAATCCGTTATCGGCATTGAGACCCATGTCCAGCTCTCGACCATCACAAAGGCATTTTGCTCCTGCCCACACAACTATGGCTCGCAGCCTAACAGCACTGTTTGCCCCACCTGCATGGGCCACCCTGGAACATTGCCGCTTCTGAATGCAAAGGTTGTTGAGTGTGCAGTGAAAATGGGCCTTGCTCTCAACTGCAAGATCTCCATGACATCCAAGTTTGATCGGAAGCAGTACTTCTACCCGGACCTACCCAAGGGGTACCAGATTTCGCAGTTTGACATTCCAATTGCTGAGAAGGGTTACCTTGATGTGGATATTCCAGTTGAGTTTGGTGGTGGTCACAGGCGATTTGGGGTCACGAGGGTTCATATGGAAGAAGATGCTGGCAAGCTGCTTCATTCTGAATCCGGAAGTTACTCTCAGGTTTTCCTTGTTATTCCTGGTTAACTACCTGTTTTCCATTAAAATTTTGTAGTCTTATCAACTTCTCATGGTATTCTGTTATGCTGCAAATATGGCTCTGGAATCATGGAAAAAGTTGACATCCACCACAGAGCAACAGTACATTTTCTAAACCATTGCATTCATAAATGCTAAAGATGAAGAGTCACAGAATTTATTTAAGACAAGTTTGACATCTTGTAATGAACTCAGAAGATAAAGTGATACAGGGGATTATGCTTCTTATGCATTTTTGCTACAGGGGGCATATACATAGAGGGTATCAGTATCACACTTATCTATAGTTATTATGTGGTCATTAGTTTAGCCCTGCCTATCATACAGAATATAAGTACCAGCATCATATCCAACTGAGATTCAAATGCGGCACAACTTCATGGGGCAAGAGCAGGTGAAGTGGTGAACTGCAATTAATATCAGATCAGCATCTTTATCTCTTTGTGGCTTTGATAAAAAAAACTAAAAGACTTTCTTCCTCAAACCTAATACAAGAAGATGAGGTTGGGGGCAACTTGTAATAATGTGCCAATACATCTGTGGTTATGTGAGAGTATTTCTGAACCATGTTATTGTGTACTTACACCCTCCAATCTGAACAGAATCAAAGATGGAGACAAGAACAAAGTTAACTCAGAATCAAACAATTATGTATTGGCTAATTGCACTAGTAACTACATGTTTCAAGTGGTTAATCTGTATCTCTATTCTGGTCGGCTAGGTTGACTTAAACAGAGCCGGTGTTCCTTTGCTTGAGATTGTCTCAGAGCCAGATATGAGGACAGGGATAGAGGCTGCTGAGTATGGTGCTGAGATGCAAAGGCTTGTTAGGTACCTGGGAGTGGGCAATGGTAACATGGATGAAGGTTCCCTTCGCTGTGATGTGAATGTTTCTGTTCGACCAATTGGACAATCAGAATTTGGTACAAAGGTAATGAACAAAACTTTAAAAGTTCCCAACTGATTGTTATTCTATATTCCATGTCCAGAACATCTGCATCACGGATATGTTCTGATGATTCATCAGTACACAAACTTATTCAGGACCTCATATTACTATTTTAGGCCATTAAGGCCTGATTAGTTCTGATAAATATATCAGTTTAAATGATGATTTCCCATTATATGATAGATTCTCCTGGATTTTCTTTCAGTACAGCATACAATATTGACATTGCATGTTCACATAAGGAAGTTATCTGGTTAGCCATTCAGTTGGTGCATGAAATATTTTTGAACTTTCAGAGGTTTGGTTCTCTGTAGAGGTTTGGACAAAAGTCCTTCATGTATGATTGTCAGTTGTGCTTGTGAAAATTGTAGATGTTTTCGTGTATCCTAGTTATTTTCTTTGCCTTCAGAAATATCAAGAAAAGTTACCAGAGTCATGGACTTCAGCAGTGTTAAGACCAATGGCACTGACCATGGAATCTTAGCAACAATGGACATTACAAAAGAACCATTTTCTGAGAGCAAGCAGTTCCTTAGATCATTAGTTGATGTATCATTGTAGTAAATGGAAAATAAATTAAAGTCCTCATTGTTTGTTCGCTGTTACTGCACATGGCAATGTGGCATGACATGCTTCTTCACTTCTAATTTCTGGCAGGTTGAAATAAAGAATATGAACTCATTTTCTGCAATAAGTAGGGCAATAGACTATGAAATCTCCCGGCAGATTCTTCTTCACAAAGGAAGCCAGGCTGATCAAATTGTACAAGAAACCCGTCTTTGGGATGAGTCCTCTCAGGTTGTTATCTCACATTTGTCGTTAGCTTGTGCTCACCTATTTAACTTTTCCTAGAGTTTCTGAATCCGTTTCTTTATCTACATTCTCAGAAAACTTTTACAATGCGAAAAAAGGAGGGACTCGCCGACTATAGATATTTTCCCGAGCCTGATCTTCCTGAAGTTGTTCTCACTAGTGAGTACATTGATGAAATTCGTAATTTGATGCCCGAGCTTCCTGAGGCAAAGCGTAGGCGCTATGAGAACATGGGACTCAGCATGCAAGATGTTATTTTCCTAGCTAATGACGATAAGGTAATCATCTTCAGTACTTCCATTTTCCCTTGTCATGGATGTGCATGCTTTGTGGAGGTGTATTTGGAAGTCCTATTTTATTCAATCAGGCTTGCTTGAGGTTCATATATTTTGTTGGATCACATGATCTCCTAATGTCTTGTGTTATACATTTAAAAGTTCCTCCAGTTTCTTGTCTCCTTTCCTGACAACCCATTTCTCTATTATTTACTGCAGCTTTGGCGATCTGATCTGTGTATGTTCATCCCAGGTTGCTCATTTCTTTGATTCCACACTCGAGCATGGCGCTGATGCAAAGCTAGCTGCCAACTGGATCATGGGTGATATTACTGCTTATCTGAAGGATGAAAAACTTTCTATTGATGAAAGTAAATTAACACCTCTGGAGCTTTCTGAAATGATTGCATACATAAAGAATGGAACTATCAGTGGGAAAATTGCCAAGGAGGTACATTGCTAACTAAATTCTTTTTTTATCTACGCTGGTCAAAGCATGTTATATGCAGTCTCTTCATTTTAATTGTGCTACGCTGCTGCTGCACTAATTCTGGCATCCAGAACTTGATACTCGACAGTTTcttttgtactccctctgtttcttttTGTAGGGTCTATTTTGATTGGTTAAGACAAGGCTTGGCGCCAAAAAAAATACTCTGTTAATATGTTGTTTATGTGATACAAAAATCCTAATAGTAAGTACTAAAATACAAATCTAATGATATCAATTTTATGTTATATATACTAATGAAGTATTTGTTGGTCAAAGCCTTGTCCTGACCAATCAAAATATGCCCTACAAAAAGAAATGGCTGAAGATTTCCGTAGTAGGACACAGGATTACTATGGTAGAAATAAGTTTCAAATAGGAAAAGAGCAATTTCTGGTCTTTCCCCTGCTGCTTAGTACCAAGAGTGTTTGCAGGTTGCGCAAGAATGAACTTTAGTACTTCAGTTATTCTGACATATGTTGCATGCCTCGTGTTCTGTTACGAATATGCATTCTTCTCAGGCTTTGCCATTAGTCATGGCATTCTAAACTTCTAATACCTTCTTCCTGATTCTGCGTCTTGCAGATTGTGGTTGACCTCATTGCCAAAGGCGGAACTGTTAAGTCTGTGATAGAGGAGAAGGATCTGGTTCAGGTAAATGTGGTCACATTGGTTACTATTTGGACTCGTAGTAGTTTGAATGTTTAAAATATATAATTAATGCTGCGGCCCTGCCACCGGTTTCAAGTGTGTTGCCAACTTTTGGCTTGTAGCTTCCATCGAGGAACAACCAGACAACGAGTACCTTCTAAATGAAATTTAAAGCTGAAAATTGGCAAAAAGATTAGGTGCCCTTTTGATTTCATCAGTTTTTCTACACATTTTCTGATATGTTGTGATGAGATAATTAATGTTGTGCATGATGTAGCTGATGCTATGTCAGTGTTTTTAGTCTGTGCTTGGGTTTTCCAACTAACATTTACTACTGGGAAATGGCAGATTACCGATCCAGCAGCAATTGAGGCCATGGTAGATCAAGTACTCGCTGACAATCCGAAGCAACTTGAGCAGTATCGGGCTGGGAAAACCAAGTTGCAGGGCTATTTTGCTGGCCAGGTTAGTTATTTTTGAGTGTGTAGCTGTGTTCCCCTTGGTTAACCTTCGTATATGTTTCCCCTTGGGTAGCCTTCGCATATGTTTCCGCACTCACGAGAGCTGACCATATTTTGGTTCCAGGTGATGAAAGCATCAAAGGGTAAAGCAAGCCCTGTTTTATTGAACAAAATCCTGGGGGAGAAGCTGAAGGGCAGCTGTTGAGGGTTTTTTCTTGGCGCATCAAGTGGTCCTTGATGACTGGAACATCGAACGAAAGCAAAACCCTGCAGCGGGAACTACAATTTTGGGCGAAAACATCTCCGATTCTGGTTTTTGTAGGCGTAGTTCTTGCTTTGAATTTGGGATGGATCTCGTTTCCCCCTCGTTTAGAGCCGGATTTTGTAAGAAAAAACAATCCAGCTCACATAACACTGTGTTTGAGCTGATAATAAGAATGGAGTAGTGTGCTGTACAGATGAATTATCTGCATAGAGTTACATGTTACTATATCCTGTTTTTCTATTTATTGTTTTACATCCTAGAACTTCAAATGTGAGCATCTACATTTTGGTTGTATGCAGCTGTAAACTTTTTTTTTTCATTTGGAATTTAGACCACTGCATCACCAATATTTCTTCACTGAAATAAGCTGACATTTGTGGCAACACCCTTCCAAAATTTTCAAACGCACGGCCGGTAGGACCGTAAGGTATATGTGAAGAAATGTACGTTTAAATTGGTGTTTCATTTAAACCTTGGTGTTTCAATTTTATAGAAGAAGCAACCGTGGGCACACAGCGGAAAAATTGTACATTTTGCTTCAGTGATTCACAAAAAGGCTGATCACTTGCTTGTCAACACTTGAATGGCGTGAATTCTTGGTATGGAGGCAGTTACAGCATGCTAGTCAACTGCAGTGTGTTGCGAAAGAAACCTCCTTCCGGCGCCCTATGTTTCATGCACAATGGGCGACGCGCAACTAGCTGCGGCTTGTCGATGTACCACCACAACATTGATAACCTTTTTCCAACTTCCATTTGGTGGCCACCTAAAAAATTGTTGGTTAAACTATTGGGACATTCATATACAATGGAACGCGAAAGAAGCAGAGAAAACAACAATGCATATGCATTATCAAGAGTTAAACATTACGTTCATTCCTTGATGTATGGCACTGCATACCTCTATGTATAACTGAGCTAGTCAAATCTTATGGCACTGATGGCAAGCGCAGGAGCTAATTACATAAATCTCTATTAGTGCCTCCTCGCATCCAAATTATACTTTGAAACATGACATTCTCAGACACAAAAAGAAAGTGGATATAGCCAGTAACAGATCACTTAGGCATGATCTCATCACTTCCTTTCATAAATTTGAACTGCGGGAGGTCACTCTTGGGAAAGAGCTACTTATGAGAAATTGAAACTCGTGTTCCACTGGGGAGGCCTAAAGATGTGATCATTTTTTTTCAAAGCATATGCTCTATTTACCAGCTCAACGAGTCTGAACATACTACAAACCCCTGCCACTACCTGATTTTGTTTGGACTTTGTTGAGGGGTCAACTATTTTTTAGAACACTAGTTGTGGTAGATAGATTCATCAAATATGTTCACTTTCTCTTTATTGAACACCTTACCACGGTGATGAAAGTTGCTGGAGTTTTCTCAGAGAATACC containing:
- the LOC125513749 gene encoding glutamyl-tRNA(Gln) amidotransferase subunit B, chloroplastic/mitochondrial-like, whose translation is MALTLLRGIRTPTLFRANFSLFCTTQHRPLAHFTTRAESVQTTEPKAVPKSIQQATKEAAEQKTQGFESVIGIETHVQLSTITKAFCSCPHNYGSQPNSTVCPTCMGHPGTLPLLNAKVVECAVKMGLALNCKISMTSKFDRKQYFYPDLPKGYQISQFDIPIAEKGYLDVDIPVEFGGGHRRFGVTRVHMEEDAGKLLHSESGSYSQVDLNRAGVPLLEIVSEPDMRTGIEAAEYGAEMQRLVRYLGVGNGNMDEGSLRCDVNVSVRPIGQSEFGTKVEIKNMNSFSAISRAIDYEISRQILLHKGSQADQIVQETRLWDESSQKTFTMRKKEGLADYRYFPEPDLPEVVLTSEYIDEIRNLMPELPEAKRRRYENMGLSMQDVIFLANDDKVAHFFDSTLEHGADAKLAANWIMGDITAYLKDEKLSIDESKLTPLELSEMIAYIKNGTISGKIAKEIVVDLIAKGGTVKSVIEEKDLVQITDPAAIEAMVDQVLADNPKQLEQYRAGKTKLQGYFAGQVMKASKGKASPVLLNKILGEKLKGSC